In the genome of Drosophila kikkawai strain 14028-0561.14 chromosome 2R, DkikHiC1v2, whole genome shotgun sequence, the window CCTCATTCTCATTCTCATACCGACTCGTACTTGGAGTTGGCTgtgtttccgtttccgtttttGTTTCCGTTCGAGTGGCCACTGCCAACACATTGCCGGCCAGTTGGCTTCTCGATGTTACTCCAGCGACCGTGGCCGTTGTTGTAGTTGCCTCCATTCTGGCCAGCTTTGTGTACCTTTGggtcgttgctgctgctgctcttgcgGCAGCTGGTCGTGTACGGGTCGTGGATTGACCAGCGGCAGTGACAACAGTCCTGGCTTCGGACGGCAGGACAACATTAGCGACGCCAATTTCAGCAGCTCCGACTTTTGTCTCTGTCGCCGCAATTGAAACGCGAATCTGattcagctgcagctgctcttGGTCGTGGCTCTGGATCTGATTGGGGCTCTCTGTATGGTTGGATTCCTCTTGCTACAGAGAGGAAAAAAagaatatgtttttatataaataatctctttaaaaaaaaaagataagtAGCGAAGTTTACTTTAGAGTTTTCGAACTAAAAACAGACTGAAAACTCAAAAATTCACCAACAATCACCAAGAGAATAGCTACTATACACCACTATTTGGTGGTATTTTATTACAGTGTACCTTACCTTATATTCCCTTAGCAGGCAGGCCACCAGCAAATGTTTTATAAGCACCATAATTTCACTGGAGAATTTCAGAGATTttatggcgatggcgatggcgatggtggtggtggtaacggtggcggtggcattggtgaaattttgtttgttagcATTTTCAATGCGCATTCCCATTTCGTGTGGACGTCGTCGGCGTTGTCAACGTTGTGCCAAAAGGTGTTGAGGCGACATGGCCAGGGAAAAACATAGCCGGCGGGGTTGGGATAGTGGAAAGCATAAGAAAAAGTTGAAAACCAGGTAAAACGAGGTAGGAGAGATGGAATGCAGCCGGGAAAATGGCAATGTTAGCATTTGGCACTCGAGAATTTGTGTTTGGCTGTTGCTTCttgcattatttattgaatatttgCGTGTTGCCCGGAATTGTTTGGGAGTTTCCCGGTTACTTTTTCACTAGCCAAGGAAATTTATGAAGGACAAAAAGTAATTATAACAAAGGCTAAGATAGTTCAAAATATGtttcatttacattttcccGGTTGTATACTTTTGCGCTCATGATCAAAttctctttttaaatataatatttatttaaaagcctTTCTGACTTACCCGGGAAAGACACGCGAGTTCAATTCGTCGAAGGAAATCGAATTCGCGTGATcgccataaattaaattgccgtTCTGAAATACACGTAAATTATTTTGCGGGCAGGCGAAAAGTGCATTCAAGGCATCGAGCATACGACTGGGTGCACTaaaagcagagaaaaacc includes:
- the Ipk1 gene encoding inositol-pentakisphosphate 2-kinase isoform X3, with amino-acid sequence MLDALNALFACPQNNLRVFQNGNLIYGDHANSISFDELNSRVFPGEIMVLIKHLLVACLLREYKQEESNHTESPNQIQSHDQEQLQLNQIRVSIAATETKVGAAEIGVANVVLPSEARTVVTAAGQSTTRTRPAAARAAAATTQRYTKLARMEATTTTATVAGVTSRSQLAGNVLAVATRTETKTETETQPTPSTSRYENENEAANQTRAQINKAEIFSLPKNCVLQKILNLQLLVKDQFAFMWQSGYARSTHSLPTYNTLRDLLASAEEAKEKEQLKPDLEQAYMLGATALDCSIMLTFQEIEIESQADCPDGQSTDALQPWCISLLGHHFLTKLSVLDLDPKPDSHFHKFIKQTREIEKCRRALN